The Carassius carassius chromosome 5, fCarCar2.1, whole genome shotgun sequence DNA window tttgattgttcttgtaaatacataatgtacatttctatattttggacttttatctatgttgcctagcagctatggattttaattttactattataggtgaacatataggtacatatatacgtgcatatatgtacctatataggtatatgtatgcacatatatatgtgtacatatgtgtaaatatatgttcatatatatgtacatatatatgtgtgcatatatgtacatataatataggaaaatggccaattttatatatgtcacatatattaaaaacatatatcaaaacctatattgaaacatatatgtttataggttctttccatgtgggtaagCTGTCTTCTTTTAATGGCATAATCCCATTTAACCACATTGTTTTTCAAATGGAGGTTCATAAACTACTGGATTTGTGCTGTATATTTTGCTCGACTATAATCAAGTCAAACAAACTATCCCATTAAAGTCCTTTTCTTCCATTCTTCCACTTCTACTTGGAATAATGACAGCAGACATAAAAATACAGTCATATAATGTATAGAACCACAGTTACTCACTCATCTCAAGACGTCTCTTCTTTTACCTGGTCAGATGAGGCAGGTGTCCTGGGCGTCGAGGCTGTTGTTTGCGCCTTTGTTGCCTTTTGGAGAGAATGAGATGTGTGTCTTTTCTcagtgctgtctctctctctctctctctttgtacaTCTAGCACACTTTTCCTGAcgttttacatagaaaaacaaaaacaccaggAGTCACTCCaccaatttctttcttttttggtttCTCTCTACCTCTGTGTTGTAAAGAATGGCAGCATTTGAATACTGGAGCAGCAGGCAGGAGGAAATGCACAGCGAGTAGTCAAATACAGCTGCCAGGCATATCGGCAGTGTAAAATGAGAGAGAACCAAAGAGGGAATAGAGGATACATACCTGAGCAGAAGAGAAGACTGTGAGCCAAAAGCCAAAGTTACTGTGACAGTACCATGCtgatatatacaaacatatagaAACATTATGTTTGCCATCCACAAATTctgcttaaaataaaattatacaatttgCAACATTAGAAATTTTGTCAATATAAATCTTCTTATAATTTTaaggtgttatatatatatatatatatatatttgttcatgCCAACGTTCTTCATACTCTTATTCTTAAACAACAAAGATCGAGCTGCACATATTATTTCACAGATGTTTCCATTTCCTGCTGTGACTGTATGCAAAAAGAGCCAAAAAGGGTTTTGACTGCATTGAACTGAAAAAATTTATTCACGCAGcgtgcacatacatataaacatttCCTTCAAATTGATAACTCCACACCTCAGCATTTACATAATAGTCAAATAAGCACATCATTGTAACCTTCACATCTTTCTATAGCATTAAAACAACATTACATAATACATACAATGTCATTGCATTACAGAGCGAAATGTAGTATCGCAGCAAGCCATTGACAAATGCTAAATATCATGTTGATAGTTAATCTGATTAACTAGATCTGTATAAATGTGAGGAGAACTGGTTTCATACGTTCAAATGACCAAAACCAGCTGATTCAAAGACACgaagcaaaaataataaaataaaatgaaacaattcaATATTATTTTCTAATACATTGAATTCAATGTAAACAAAATCAAAGCCATACAAtcaaatatatacaattaaaatacataaatgcagtttgtattgAGAACAGCACTAATAGCATTTGCTTGATATTTTGttgtctaatgcaatgacattcaggcAGTTTTAAGTGGGACTTAAGTGTACAAATACATTTTGGGAGATAATGTATATTTATGAAGAAATAAAAGACATAAAAACTCTTTGGTTGGTATATTTGTGATAAAACTGTGTCAAAACATTAAATGTCAAATCAACATTGTCATGTTGGCAAGAcagtgttttcagaaaaaaagctGCAATATTCTTTTTCATTCTAGAACTATAGTCCTAAtgataaagaatatatatataacaaacaacAATGACAGAAAACACATTGCATCACTGACTTCACATTCTCCATAGTCTGATCATCTGTTTGAGGGAAAATACTGAGATCTGCTGTTTTTGAATTGAATTCTCTAAAGGGCCACATAAGCATCCTTTCCCTCTCCTCAGGGTCTCTCTGTGTGTGAAATACAAGACAAGGCTGTTTACATAAtgtttgaatgtgtttgtgtttgtctgttaTCTCTAGCAGCTTCTATGTGAAAAATGATTCAGCTTCCCATGTTGCCAAACCCTGAGTCTGTGTGAATGtaactgtcagtgtgtgtgtgtgtgtgtacagggagAGAAAGAGATTTCACATCTATGTGCTTTCTGCATGAATGTTTTTGAACCATTTTGACCCATTAGCTATGACTTAATGAAGAGTGCAAATAAAAGGTCTCCAACAGGAGTGAAAAAGTACTGGGAAATTATACTCAAGGTAGAGTacaggtatgtttttttttctctctaaatttTACTCAATTATAAGTCTAaatatctgaaaatatatttatgggAATGTATAAAAATGGAGACCACATTTAATTGTAGTTAAGCTTTAGATAAATAAACATTGCCCGTTAGCTTAAGAAATAGATGAGAGGAACAAGATTGCCCcattaaattaatattcaatTTTTCCATTTGAATTACTCAAGACAAATGCTCGAGAAATATTAAAGGTACCCGAAACTTTTTATctaaagtcatatatatatacatatacatacatacatacatatacatacacacacacacatatatatatatatatatatatatatatatagtacttacATTCCTGGCTTCCAAAAACGTATTCAAGCATATTCAGCAACCAAGCAGAAGCTGAGTGGCATTTCATTGTCCATATCAGtttacacattcacacacacacacacacacacacacacacacacacacacacacacacacacacacacacacacacacacacacacacacacacacacacacacacacacacacaaacacacacacagaaaaaacagCACTCTTCTACGAGCTTAATTTTTAACCCTGAATTAAGCCATATTTGGAAAAAGCCATATTGTAAAAAGATTCTGCAGTCAGGGAGTTTCATAGCCATTCAGTCTCAATGCTTTAGGTAagttaattatgtttaaacaCCATTTAATGGTTTGTGTATTCAGAAGATCTTACACTTCATGGTCAAATACATTGTGGACAATGTTGGAAAATGTAGACACATTTATACAGTTTATGCTCCTATTAGTTATAGGCCAAcctgttaaagaaatagttcacacaaaaaaatgaatgaaatctgCTGAAACTTTACTCCCCCctccaagatgaagatgagttcgtttcttcatcagaacagaattACAGAAATCACTTGCTCagaaatggatcctctgcagtgaatgggtgccgtccaaAAATGTGATAAAAACCAACAGGCAGCTTTTTACTTCCCAAGATATTAACCGATGGTCTGGagtggttttcatgagctgtttggactctcatgaattttgacggcacccatttactgcagaggagcCATTGGTGAGTGTTgtcatgaaaaaacaaactcatttacatctcggATGACTTTAagagtacattttcaacaaacaGTCATTTCTggaagacctatctctttaaaaAGTATAAGGTGTCCAGATACAGTACTTTGGAAATGCAGTGTACATTCCAGGAGTTCCAGTTAATAAATTTGTTCATTTTAACTCATCAGTTTGATTTTCTAGGCGGTCCAGATGGACGTCAGAAGCGAGCCACTTCAGTGAGGTTGGGCACTGCTCCCTGATCTAGATGCAGCTGGTGCAGTCCTGTGTTAAAACTGGCACACAGGAGACTGCTGGAGTCACACGGAGCCAGAGACACCAAAGGCCCTGAACCGTCCAGTGTTAACGTGTACAAACATGCTGAAGAGAGAATATGGAGGAGACCAGAGTCAAACCTTGAATATTCAGATTCTGACTCTTTTTTCCATGATTATACTAGCCTGACACGTTTAGCTTAAGATGTTTGTTTCAGAAAGCGTGACACGTGTAAAAGAAAATGTGCAAGAGTGTCAAGTGTTGCTTATGAAATTGTTCTTAAAAGGAGAATTgtgtcatttgcatttaaattctaCATATCATCAAAACCTGGCAAAAATGTATGCAATTTCACGGTAAATCGCAGCTCTTCAATAATGGTTATCTAAATGTgtttggatttttaaaaacactttaaatactactgacaaaaaaaaattgtatgtaaatgtatgttaTGTAAATTTATAtaagaacatttcttattatcagcaatgttgaaaacattggtgccacttatatttttttgtggagtttttaaggattcttttatTTGGAatctaaatcttttgtaacataaaaatgtctttactgtcatttatgatcaatataatgcatcattgctgaagaAAAATATTACTTTccgtcataaataaataaataacttgctcAATGatcaatttaaatttatattcaattaAAAACATGTCAGCCAGAGAAGTAAGCTTCCCCAGCTGAGTTTGCTCAAGTCCTCACAAAGTTTCTTTTTTCTCTTACCAAAATATGTTAGACTTTTCCGATTTTACTTCCATAAACAGGAAACTGGCCTATTAACCCATGAGCCAGCTGGCCAATTCACTTGTATACATTTGGAAACATACAAGTGTATGTGTTACCTGCAGTGTTCTGATCCCATATTTTTACTGAGCTGTCATACGACGATGACGCCACGAGGGCAGGATATCCGGGACGGGGAGGCACAAACACGCAGCATGCCGTGGTCTGCAGGTGTCCTCTGTATTCAGCTACCTTACAGCCGGGCTGCCTGAGGTCCCACAGCTACaccaaacagaaacacacacgttAAACGTTTGAATGCATGTACATTGAGAACTGTGTCCTGGCAGTatcacacgtacacacactcacCGTGGCTTCACAACCCTGACCACCAAAGCCATTGCTGGACGACAGCAGGTGGTAACAGTTGGAGTTGATGTCACAGTGTGTCTGAATATACTGCTTTGCCGGAAATGTGTTAGTGACCTGCCAGGTACGGCTATCCCACACCCTGAGACAGATAATACACACCAACACACCAATCAAAAACATTCATATAGTGCTTTTaattaaattagtgctgtcaaatgataaatcgcaattaatcacatccaaaacaaaagtttttgattacataatatatgagtgcGCTGTTTCAAGGCAACTTTACAGAAATCATAATGTTAATAATGCTTTCATTATCTTAACATTTTcatgccttacagtcacatttagCAAATGGGCATCACTTATTCaccaacggatcctctgcagtgaatgggtgccgtcagaatgagagtccaaacagctgataaaaatatcacaataatccacaccactccagtccagtccatcaattaacatcttgtgacatgaaaaactgcatgtttgtaagaaacgagatgtttttaacttcatatCGCTGGTTTCATCTAAAATATGAGTCTAGGCTCGTaagaatcaggagagaaatatggacTGATCAAGCActatttacaagtgaaaacagtccaaattagttctaaacaaatatgtgggtggattttgatgtgagagaacttTTTTCTACTGGAGAAAGCATCATTATGGATTACGGAATATTTTGGCTAGAAGCAGAGATATAAAGTTAAAACGCCCTGATGGATGGATATATTTCTTATAAAAATGctgcttttcatttcacaagatgttaattgatggactggagtggtgtgttgATTACTTGTTGATTGTTGGTATtgtctttctgacggcacccattcactgcagaggatccattggtgagcaattgatgttaaatttttccaaatctgttttaAGAAACACACATGATGGATTGATGGTGAGTACAAAGAtactacattatatatataactttgaGGTGATATAGCTTACACAATCATATAGCTTATTTAACAAAAATTTCCTAAGAAATGCATGTCTGCAAACAATAACTGTTCACCAACACAACAGACCATATGACATTTCAGCGATCTGACCTGATAGTTTTGTCTTCTGAGGTTTGGACAATAGATGTGCATCCTGGTACCCAGCACAGATGAGTTACCTGAAATAGGACAGCACGTGATAATATTCAGGGACTATTAAAACATACACAAGAATCTCGAAAGTCAATTTCTGAAGATGGCCTTTCTAACCAGGTTACGTGAGATGGTGTTTTTCTGCAGACATTCTCCGGACTCGATGTCCCAGAGGCGCATGGAGTTATCACGAGAGCCCGTGCACAGCTTTGAGCCATctacaaaatgaataaaaccaCATTACAGGATGGCGTTTGGAGATTTTGTACTCATAGCATGTTATTGTTTGAGGGTTTGTTCACCTGGGCCTACCGCTACCCCGTTAACTACGAGCTCATGACCACAAAACTCCTGGACGGGTTCTGTATCTCGACCCAAATCCCACATCAGCACTGTCTTATCACGGGAAGTACTGAAGATCAAGGAACTTCTTTTAAAACAGCATAACTAAAGGAAACCAGAgagatttatatacacacagtatataaaaCACACTTATTCATTGAGGCATCTCTATGTTTACGAAATAATTAAGCAATACTAGCTTTATTCCTTTTTTCTCAACTAATGAAAATTGTTCCAAAATAAATCCAAGCTTTGTCTTTACCTTTGTAATCTCTCTGCTGTGGCCCTGGAATGATTTACACCGTTTTCCAGCTCTCCAGTCATAGACAACAACAGCCTGAGACACAAATCatattaacccttatgcgttgttggggacgttttcgtccactagggggtaaagttgagtcttattttggccacaactttctctgtgtttgagctaatggaatgatttttggtgacaaatcttattttgactcatattttgggaaaatgcttttaaatttgtcaaaaactcaacagtacactgtgggcaaattcactaccctttcggtatgtttgtaaattaaactgctgtaaaaatgtatcagataaatatttgtttttcaatttcttttgcataaatctattaatcaacctcagtcctgatcaaaactaccaaatgtttaaaaaaaattaaagattttaactctttaattaccaagttcataaatgatgccactgatttgggaaaaaaacacacaaaattacatattttcaatataaaaagtgattgtgtacttgatatttttttaccttttatcacagtcttgggcatgtcaaagattattaacaagattggctttgatgcattgttagtttttgtgcagcattagatttaattttttctccctaatttgttgcaTTCTTGATTGtagttttcccttttgggaagaggtaaaaaaaattatttttacagttgatcactaggtgggaccattaaccctttagataggcctgtgcaaaaaaaaggcttagtttctggcttgtatatggagtataacagcaaattatagtgtttgtgtgtgtgtgagattcttgattgttggtggttttccctgttgggaagaggtaacatttgttaatttttagagttgatcactaggtgggaacattaaccctttagataggcctgtgcaaaaaaaggcttagtttctggcttgtatatagagttatatggagtataatagcaaattatagtgtgtgtgtgtgtgtgagagagagagagagagagagagagagagagaaagagagggtgtgagagagacctttgtgcacttaccttgatgtacagtatctgaaaaaatccaaatatgcacctcatgctctcagaactacatggagtaaacaataaaaaaagaagtgtgtttatgcacctgctgccttttgatggtgaaaagtacagatggcctatatgtgaaatgctcgtcttttcttgatgttaaagccagtttaaaaccttaaaatcctgaaaaaaaatctactttgcatcaaattcatgaacataatgtattatgaaccaaaatgcaataccaacttcaaataagctgcagctcactggaggggtcaagctacataatcatttctaaaactttggtacaagtcaagccctttctcgtgttgcttgctgctcttctcaccattaaatgaccagcacgatggcatgcaagtgttaatccacgtactttgcttttgtttagtctattcgcttgttacagtaagtctgacgtcacgtagcagcgcttccatgtccaaacgctctatcagttaccacgagaaaacaacaaaaggtgctaatataaactcacaatgtgatagaatactagcgaaaaagttataatcttaacctttaactccataccgaagtcccagatagccagacaatgaaaaataaatataaaaaatatatataaaaattatttgtgtttaggacgctgtgagcacggagactgtagtgtatatcgtaagtttgaaagcgtttagcttaaattatcaatatgaataagcagtgctcataaacggctgccgaggtcatattctcaagtgaagcgagttgaggcctggacccggaaacagcgcttctaaCGTCATcccttaacaaccgaatactttcaccaccattaaaaggcagcgggtgcataaatacacttttgtttactccatatagttctgagagctgaggtgtacattttgattttctgaaatacatcaagtgcgcaaaggtctctctcacacactctctctctctctctttctctcacacacacacacacacacacacacacacacacacactcatacacacacaatataatatgctgttatactcagGGTTCGAAATGAGGGGGGTCTGGGGGGGTCCTGGACCCTCCATAAGTAATTTTTGGATTTTGGGGGGTCCccgacaaatatattttaacattaaaaatgattgtgaaaATTATAGATTTTAGTGACGTTTTGTATTTATAACGGTAATTAATTGATTTCCTAGCACGAGGCAGCAATCAGTGCAGCTATTAGCCGAGTGAGTTCCTATACAGCGTCACAGATTGTTGTGATGCTCCCGCAGACACGTACTAGATGAACGTGGCAAAAAGAGACATCATAAAGAGTGAAATCCTGAATGAAAATCCTGTAAgtgctttgattgtgtttatatctccataattgcttatagtaaaatattaggaGTTCGAGTTCCTATATCAAAAGTTGCATTAACTACAGATACCCAGTGTAATGTAGAAGAGTACGTTTGTCAACGTTTCTTGCTAGCTGTAACTTACGTGTATGAAGCCAAGATCTGCCAGCTAACAGCAGACCTAGCAGCTAGACTAGTTATTCAAAGCTAGCTTAACAACCTAACGTTACTCGTCCAGTTAGTGATTACGAAAGATAACCAGGACTTAATTCAAGTCGGTGAGTTGATTAAAGTGAATGTGATTTGAGCATGACTGCACATGAGAGCTTGGTAAGCAATCTAGGAAGCTAAAATCATTTTCCTTAATTTAGCATCATGCacatggagagaaaaagaggaaaaggaaagaTCACCGACTGTTTTTCAAGTGTAAATTGTGCTTATGTGATAATATGGCTGTTGTCGGGGGAAATTGTAGATATCAGGGATGCAAAAACAACGTGCTTTTCGGCGCCTAGTGTTTCTTTTACTCTCTATGATATCTGCAACCGCATcaaattctgctttaaaaaacttcctgtcaatacagaacgaaatatgctgtagcttattttgccgtcaatactgccgacgttgtctttgctgtatctgtaggctatatattgatgttaaacatccaaatgtagactgTAGTTACGCGCGGGTCGGGGTTTTTTCCAACGCgcaggtcccgcttttatgaaattatttggcccgccccagcctgccccgcaaataaagtaaaatttcttgacccgccccgcgcatcggggacatcacggaagttacgttgctacttagaccttcgtatcgtaaccttattatatttaatataggctataggtaattgcactatgatggttcgttcgtgaacaaatcttttaggtgaacgaatcgttctcgtttacgtaatccactgaccatagacagtaaaagactcatttctcgttcaatgaagttcctcccacagcagtgcgcgagcgcggcgctattagcagcgcatgcgcagctcgtgaacagctctgtgaactgtttcatcctgtcaaagagttactcaagatgtgacggagcatgtgacttgttgaatgtagtgaacgaatacgatcttctcgtaggtgaaagagttgaatgaactgatacatctcgtttgtGAACTAAATGAATGagggtcagtcggccaagcatgtaaatcttgatcagcaatcagcagatataaagcgcagttattggtgcaaatacagaacataactccacgtttaatcccgaTAAACCCTCGcgctttgttaatctgaacaatttatttaaactgtatatttaatgcgatcatgcacacactttaataaagccaaatcaatttttgtcacaagtaaatatgTTCGTTGAGACATTAACatttaagacactctttttcgccagctgctggcgtatttgtgtaatatgaagaaatggtcactgaacgaatcagtgaatgaatcattttggtgaaaatcAACGAATatcttgaaagaatcaaaatttccaccactaaattccatgcaacaaaaaaggatttttaaaaatttagtttttagtgacccgccctgcaataaagtgccaattaaCCCGCGGGGCGGGTTATGagatgacccgcgcatcactagtagACTGGTCTGTCTGTCGGCGCACAGAGCCACACAGTCGCAGACAGAAGTTCGTGAACACCGAATTCCCTTGTCTTTCTTATCGGTGATTGAACGATAAAAAAATGAACGATGTGTTCGAAAAAAGAAGTCAAAGTGTCCGTCTCAACGAGTTTCCCCGTAAAcgcagtcagagaaagaaaacgGATGTGTGTCattaccatagactgtaaaaaatatggacaaagcgtctgtgacgtcacccatagactttctgaagaacgggtttgaagccgtttatggggggtacgggctgcgccatcttggaaaatcttgggaaatcctaaccccaCCCATCTTCTGACGCAGCGCTCTTCACTCATctcgctctgcaaattcggttatctctgtgtatattttaggcaacgaaatatgttataaaacaccatactaattattttcgttttcattaaaagaaatcttaaacattatagccacacaaatgtggttcaggcaacgcatattgattatattcaactacacataacgtttgcctatttatgaaaaaactaaatataaaacacaaacctgcctcttttcattttaaatataatataaaaatattaaacattttatggtccaggcaatatgtgcatttgtactaaacaacagattttgcagtaaacaacattacagatcatcttcgttgtattaaaatttaaaatgacaaaactcaacccagtctctttttgtgaattttcagttttatcaatattagccattataaaagtataagtaaaaggtataagaagctatacaaataaagcaaacaattcagttaaacatacaaagtcagcgctctagtctaaccatacatcggtaaagttaaatagcttataaagttatgaaacttcccctcagccaaaacgattgcccagggaaaaaattatagatttacgagaccaaaaatcgcccattagatatacacaagatgaattatatctcatgtttaaccactacagagacgccagagttCGCGGCActggcggcaaactttagaaggtctagccgaggaaagactgcttcaggcggggtacatgaacgccgagcgcccggtcatcgctggatcaactggataaaattttcataaatctttaaataaaccacagatttgagctttaaacaactacattctcgcctgaaaacctcttaaaactacatttcatgatacagaaacagtagtattatatgtcaactgtattaaaaaatggcgcttcttgttgtcattctccgtggtgctgccttgtcagctgtcaatcaagctgtcactcaaagttaaccacacccttattgtcatatattttatatctaaatacgatctaaactaacgagttagaaaaaaaatcacccccctcacagttgtcaggcactcggaagctatcgaaaaatacaataaaagtccatgggaccaacttgtaaaaacataaatttatgctgtgaaaacggacattttaacatgggggctatggacatttgctcccttttgggaccttcccccctggcggattttcgatgtattgcagtttttcgcacttccgggtaggcttcattttcCAGATCAGAATGTTGTTGCTTGGTCATTACCGGTATTAGATACATGCATTCTAGGGATGGGACGAAATACCGTTTGACAAAATATTGCGATACAAAACGTGACGAAACGCATCGAGGTCGAAAAAAATGGATCGCGAAATAAAGATAGATGGCACTGCTGCATGATTTgcgtagtatataaataatttagtgtattatatgtgtgtgtatgtatatgggGCAGACATACAGTCTATGGTGGCAGGCTGGCAGCACCATCTGCTGATCAAGCAGGGTAAAAAAAACTAACGTCGTCACGTCAAGACAGCGCATGTTGCAACAACAACATTGCAGCCAGCTAACAAATATTAGCATTAGCACCAACTGCCGACCATGGAGTCAAATGAGGTCGAAATTGAGGATGCTAAGCCTGGA harbors:
- the wdr31 gene encoding WD repeat-containing protein 31; amino-acid sequence: MGKLQSKFRQRSDLYKAKEGAELAPVHQVVQYEPAHTDAINCVVSLTSDLCVSGGHDQAVVVYDWRAGKRCKSFQGHSREITKLCCFKRSSLIFSTSRDKTVLMWDLGRDTEPVQEFCGHELVVNGVAVGPDGSKLCTGSRDNSMRLWDIESGECLQKNTISRNLVTHLCWVPGCTSIVQTSEDKTIRVWDSRTWQVTNTFPAKQYIQTHCDINSNCYHLLSSSNGFGGQGCEATLWDLRQPGCKVAEYRGHLQTTACCVFVPPRPGYPALVASSSYDSSVKIWDQNTAACLYTLTLDGSGPLVSLAPCDSSSLLCASFNTGLHQLHLDQGAVPNLTEVARF